Proteins co-encoded in one Streptomyces sp. NBC_01283 genomic window:
- the dop gene encoding depupylase/deamidase Dop: MTVRRVMGIETEYGISVPGHPNANAMLTSSQIVNAYAAAMHRARRARWDFEEENPLRDARGFDLARETADSSQLTDEDIGLANVILTNGARLYVDHAHPEYSSPEVTNPWDAVLWDKAGERIMAEAAERAAQLPGAQPIHLYKNNTDNKGASYGTHENYLMKRETPFSDIVRHLTPFFVSRQVITGAGRVGIGQDGHEHGFQLSQRADYFEVEVGLETTLKRPIINTRDEPHSDAEKYRRLHVIIGDANLSEISTYLKLGTTSLVLAMIEDGFIAVDLAVDQPVRTLHQVSHDPTLKRLITLRSGRTLTAVQLQMEYFELARKYVEERYGSDADEQTKDVLARWEDVLGRLESDPMSLSGELDWVAKRELMEGYRRRDSLDWDAARLHLVDLQYADVRPDKGLYNRLVARGKMKRLLEEPQVERAQTKPPEDTRAYFRGRCLEQYADDVAAASWDSVIFDLPGRDSLQRVPTLEPLRGTRNHVKELLDRCRTAEDLVRVLSGG; encoded by the coding sequence ATGACCGTACGGCGAGTAATGGGCATCGAGACGGAGTACGGCATCTCCGTCCCTGGCCACCCGAACGCCAATGCCATGCTCACCTCGTCCCAGATCGTCAACGCCTACGCCGCGGCGATGCACCGGGCGCGACGCGCCCGCTGGGACTTCGAGGAGGAGAACCCCCTGCGGGACGCGCGGGGCTTCGACCTCGCCCGTGAGACCGCCGACTCCAGTCAGCTCACCGACGAGGACATCGGCCTCGCCAACGTGATCCTCACCAACGGGGCGCGCCTCTACGTGGACCACGCGCACCCCGAATACAGCTCACCCGAGGTCACCAACCCCTGGGACGCCGTCCTGTGGGACAAGGCCGGCGAGCGCATCATGGCGGAGGCGGCCGAGCGGGCCGCACAGCTGCCCGGGGCCCAGCCGATCCACCTCTACAAGAACAACACCGACAACAAGGGCGCCTCGTACGGCACGCACGAGAACTACCTGATGAAGCGGGAGACCCCCTTCTCGGACATCGTGCGCCACCTGACGCCGTTCTTCGTCTCCCGGCAGGTCATCACCGGCGCGGGACGCGTCGGCATCGGCCAGGACGGGCATGAGCACGGCTTCCAGCTCAGTCAGCGCGCCGACTACTTCGAGGTCGAGGTCGGTCTGGAGACCACGCTCAAGCGGCCCATCATCAACACGCGCGACGAGCCGCACTCCGACGCCGAGAAGTACCGCCGCCTGCACGTCATCATCGGTGACGCGAACCTCTCCGAGATCTCGACGTATCTGAAGCTGGGCACGACATCCCTGGTCCTCGCCATGATCGAGGACGGCTTCATCGCGGTGGATCTCGCCGTCGACCAGCCCGTGCGCACCCTCCACCAGGTGTCCCACGACCCGACACTCAAGCGTCTGATCACGCTCCGTAGCGGCCGGACACTCACCGCTGTCCAGCTCCAGATGGAGTACTTCGAGCTGGCCCGCAAATACGTCGAGGAGCGGTACGGCTCCGACGCCGACGAGCAGACCAAGGACGTGCTCGCCCGCTGGGAAGACGTCCTGGGCCGCCTGGAGAGCGATCCTATGAGCCTCTCCGGAGAGCTCGACTGGGTCGCCAAGCGGGAACTCATGGAGGGCTACCGCCGCCGTGACAGCCTCGACTGGGACGCGGCACGGCTGCACCTGGTCGACCTCCAGTACGCGGACGTACGGCCCGACAAGGGCCTCTACAACCGTCTGGTGGCACGCGGCAAGATGAAGCGCCTCCTGGAGGAGCCGCAGGTCGAGCGCGCCCAGACCAAGCCTCCTGAGGACACCCGCGCGTACTTCCGCGGCCGGTGCCTGGAGCAGTACGCCGACGACGTGGCCGCGGCCTCGTGGGATTCGGTCATCTTCGACCTTCCGGGGCGCGACTCGCTCCAGCGGGTGCCCACACTGGAGCCACTGCGCGGCACGCGGAACCACGTCAAGGAGCTCCTTGACCGCTGCCGCACGGCAGAGGATCTGGTACGGGTGCTCTCCGGAGGCTGA
- a CDS encoding ubiquitin-like protein Pup — protein sequence MATKDTGGGQQKATRSTEEVEEQTEEAQGSEDLKERQEKLSDDVDSVLDEIDDVLEENAEDFVRSFVQKGGQ from the coding sequence ATGGCGACCAAGGACACCGGCGGCGGACAGCAGAAGGCCACGCGTTCCACCGAGGAGGTCGAGGAGCAGACAGAGGAAGCGCAGGGCTCCGAGGACCTCAAGGAACGCCAGGAGAAGCTGAGCGACGACGTGGACTCCGTCCTGGACGAGATCGACGACGTCCTCGAGGAGAATGCCGAGGACTTCGTGCGGTCCTTCGTTCAAAAGGGCGGACAGTAA
- the prcB gene encoding proteasome subunit beta — protein sequence MEANTRSTGRLPAAFLTPGSSSFMDFLSEHQPDILPGNRQLPPMQGVIEAPHGTTIVATTFPGGVVLAGDRRATMGNVIAQRDIEKVFPADEYSAVGIAGTAGLAVEMVKLFQLELEHFEKVEGATLSLEGKANRLSTMIRSNLGMAMQGLAVVPLFAGYDVDREKGRIFSYDVTGGRSEEHGFAATGSGSVFARGAMKKLYRNDLTEQEATTLVVQALYDAADDDSATGGPDVARRIYPIVTVISDEGFRRLAEDESSEIARSILERRMEQPDGPRASLL from the coding sequence GTGGAAGCCAACACTCGTAGCACCGGGCGTCTGCCGGCTGCCTTCCTGACGCCTGGTTCTTCGTCCTTCATGGACTTTCTGTCCGAGCATCAGCCCGACATCCTGCCGGGCAACCGGCAGTTGCCGCCCATGCAGGGTGTGATCGAGGCGCCGCACGGCACGACCATCGTGGCGACGACGTTCCCCGGCGGTGTGGTGCTCGCCGGTGACCGGCGGGCGACCATGGGCAATGTGATCGCGCAGCGCGACATCGAGAAGGTCTTCCCGGCCGACGAGTACTCGGCGGTCGGCATCGCCGGCACCGCCGGTCTCGCCGTGGAGATGGTCAAGCTCTTCCAGCTGGAGCTCGAACACTTCGAGAAGGTCGAGGGCGCCACGCTCTCCCTGGAGGGCAAGGCGAACCGGCTCTCCACGATGATCCGGTCGAATCTGGGCATGGCCATGCAGGGCCTGGCCGTCGTCCCGCTCTTCGCGGGGTACGACGTGGACCGCGAGAAGGGACGCATCTTCTCGTACGACGTGACGGGCGGCCGTTCCGAGGAGCACGGCTTCGCGGCCACCGGCTCCGGTTCGGTGTTCGCGCGTGGTGCGATGAAGAAGCTCTACCGCAACGATCTGACGGAACAGGAAGCGACGACGCTCGTCGTGCAGGCGTTGTACGACGCGGCGGACGACGACTCGGCGACGGGTGGTCCGGATGTCGCCCGCCGGATCTATCCGATCGTCACTGTGATCTCCGACGAGGGTTTCCGGAGGCTGGCGGAGGACGAGTCCTCCGAGATCGCGCGCTCGATCCTGGAGCGGCGCATGGAGCAGCCCGACGGCCCTCGGGCCTCGCTGCTCTGA
- the prcA gene encoding proteasome subunit alpha — MSTPFYVSPQQAMADRAEYARKGIARGRSLVVLQFADGIVFVGENPSRALHKFSEIYDRIGFAAAGKYNEYENLRIGGVRYADLRGYTYDRDDVTARGLANVYAQTLGTIFSSNAEKPYEVELVVAEVGATPDGDQIYRLPHDGSIVDEHGSVAVGGNAEQISTYLDQRHRDGMTLAEALKLAVQSLSRDTNGSEREIPAERLEVAVLDRTRPQQRKFKRIVGRQLARLLEGGASAPTDAASDNEEPDAESGSASTSDSGSTEE; from the coding sequence GTGTCGACGCCGTTCTATGTCTCACCCCAGCAGGCCATGGCCGACCGGGCGGAATACGCCCGCAAGGGCATCGCCCGTGGTCGCAGCCTTGTTGTGCTGCAGTTCGCCGATGGCATCGTGTTCGTCGGCGAGAACCCGTCCCGTGCGCTGCACAAGTTCAGCGAGATCTATGACCGGATCGGCTTCGCGGCCGCCGGCAAGTACAACGAATACGAGAATCTCCGGATCGGCGGCGTGCGCTATGCCGATCTCCGTGGATACACGTACGACCGCGACGACGTGACGGCCCGCGGGCTCGCGAACGTCTATGCCCAGACGCTGGGCACGATCTTCTCGAGCAACGCGGAGAAGCCGTACGAGGTCGAGCTGGTCGTCGCCGAGGTGGGCGCCACGCCGGACGGCGATCAGATCTACCGGCTGCCGCACGACGGTTCGATCGTGGACGAGCACGGCTCGGTCGCGGTCGGCGGCAATGCCGAACAGATCAGCACGTATCTCGATCAGCGTCACCGTGACGGGATGACGCTCGCCGAGGCCCTGAAGCTGGCCGTGCAGTCGCTGTCCCGCGACACCAACGGCAGCGAGCGGGAGATCCCCGCGGAGCGGCTCGAGGTGGCGGTCCTGGACCGTACGAGGCCGCAGCAGCGGAAGTTCAAGCGGATCGTCGGGCGTCAGCTCGCGCGGCTGCTCGAGGGGGGCGCGTCGGCCCCGACGGACGCCGCCTCCGACAACGAGGAGCCGGATGCCGAATCCGGCTCCGCCTCCACCTCGGACTCCGGTTCGACCGAGGAGTAG
- a CDS encoding LacI family DNA-binding transcriptional regulator: MAGPQQEAAGPRPTSRDVARAAGVSQATVSLVFGEKWRGRVAERTAERVRAAARELGYRPNLAARNLRLGRTRTALLVVPALTNEFFARVYTGAARVAAENGFAVVLYPSPEGTGPARDPFGSSRAALDGILASSMASDALATIQGDELPLVMLDSDPAGSLGAATVNLDIGDGMRRAAEHLLALGHRDFLHLAADVDSWTFDVRSDALAAALSGTHTAVRTVRALLTVEDARTAAEAALSAPGPRPTALVCDDDILAAGACKAARRLGLRVPEDLSVTGFDDLTLATAVEPELTTVRLPAEQFGERGMTSLLAVLDGRTPRTDTLPVELVVRGSTAPAAR; encoded by the coding sequence GTGGCCGGGCCACAGCAGGAGGCCGCGGGGCCACGCCCCACCAGCCGTGACGTCGCACGCGCCGCCGGGGTGTCCCAGGCCACCGTCTCCCTCGTGTTCGGCGAGAAGTGGCGCGGCCGGGTCGCCGAGCGGACCGCCGAGCGCGTCCGGGCCGCCGCGCGCGAGCTGGGCTACCGCCCGAATCTCGCCGCCCGCAACCTGCGCCTGGGCCGCACCAGGACGGCGCTCCTCGTCGTCCCCGCCCTCACGAACGAGTTCTTCGCCCGCGTCTACACCGGAGCCGCCCGCGTCGCCGCCGAGAACGGCTTCGCGGTCGTCCTCTACCCCTCCCCCGAGGGCACCGGCCCCGCCCGCGACCCCTTCGGCTCCAGCCGCGCCGCCCTCGACGGCATCCTCGCGTCCTCCATGGCGTCCGACGCGCTCGCCACCATTCAGGGCGACGAACTCCCCCTGGTCATGCTCGACAGCGACCCGGCCGGCAGCCTCGGCGCGGCCACCGTCAACCTCGACATCGGCGACGGAATGCGCCGGGCCGCCGAGCATCTGCTGGCCCTGGGCCACCGCGACTTCCTGCACCTCGCCGCGGACGTCGACTCCTGGACCTTCGACGTGCGCTCCGACGCCCTCGCGGCGGCGCTGAGCGGCACCCACACGGCCGTACGCACCGTCCGGGCACTCCTCACCGTCGAGGATGCCCGCACGGCTGCTGAAGCCGCCCTGTCCGCGCCGGGGCCCCGCCCCACCGCGCTCGTCTGCGACGACGACATCCTCGCCGCCGGCGCCTGCAAGGCGGCCCGCAGACTGGGCCTGCGCGTGCCCGAGGACCTCTCCGTGACCGGCTTCGACGACCTCACCCTGGCGACCGCCGTGGAACCCGAGCTCACCACCGTGCGGCTGCCCGCCGAGCAGTTCGGCGAACGCGGCATGACGTCCCTGCTGGCCGTCCTCGACGGCCGCACGCCCCGGACCGACACCCTCCCCGTCGAGCTGGTGGTCCGCGGCTCGACGGCCCCCGCCGCCCGCTAG
- a CDS encoding MFS transporter, whose amino-acid sequence MAAGYAEILRTRYAGRLLAGTLVGRLPNATAAIAIVLFIRAEGGTYSLAGALAAVYGVANAVGQPLLGRLVDLYGQPRIQLPSAVVSALGMGAFAFTGPDSLPLAYVAVGVAGLFTPPLEGGLRALWPNVLGKEEQVHTAYAMDAIAQEVMFTVGPLLVTGCVALWSEQAALLVVNAIGVLGALSVVLSQPSRAWRSAPREAHWLGALRSPGLIALLGAFLFIGMALGSITVAGVSYADEHGGDAVYGWMMAALGLGALVGGSVYGARQWAGVPEKRLTFLVALLALCYWPLTLTPGAVAMTVLAAVAGVFLAPALACAFIIVDRHAPRGTVTEAFSWLVTTFTVGASLGTAAAGPVVEWGGTRWGFAVPGAAGVAALLVLLATARALVLPAESAVVAGSSENDRNGAVEPGFRAGHQA is encoded by the coding sequence ATGGCTGCCGGATACGCGGAGATCCTCCGGACGAGATACGCCGGACGGCTGCTCGCGGGCACGCTGGTGGGCCGGCTGCCGAACGCGACGGCCGCCATCGCCATCGTGCTGTTCATCCGCGCCGAGGGCGGCACCTACAGCCTGGCCGGCGCGCTCGCCGCGGTCTACGGCGTGGCCAACGCGGTGGGGCAGCCGCTCCTCGGCCGCCTCGTGGACCTCTACGGCCAGCCGCGCATCCAGCTCCCCTCGGCGGTCGTATCCGCCCTCGGCATGGGAGCCTTCGCCTTCACCGGGCCCGATTCGCTCCCTCTCGCGTATGTCGCGGTGGGCGTGGCCGGCCTCTTCACGCCGCCGCTGGAGGGCGGCCTGCGCGCCCTGTGGCCGAACGTCCTGGGCAAGGAGGAGCAGGTGCACACGGCGTACGCCATGGACGCCATCGCCCAGGAAGTCATGTTCACCGTCGGACCGTTGCTCGTCACGGGCTGCGTCGCGCTCTGGTCGGAGCAGGCCGCACTGCTCGTCGTCAACGCCATCGGCGTACTGGGTGCCCTCTCCGTGGTGCTGTCGCAGCCCTCGCGCGCGTGGCGCTCGGCACCCCGCGAGGCGCACTGGCTCGGCGCGCTGCGCTCACCCGGCCTCATCGCGCTGCTCGGCGCGTTCCTCTTCATCGGCATGGCGCTCGGCTCCATCACCGTCGCCGGGGTGTCGTACGCCGACGAACACGGGGGCGACGCGGTGTACGGCTGGATGATGGCGGCGCTCGGACTCGGCGCCCTCGTCGGCGGTTCCGTGTACGGGGCGCGCCAGTGGGCCGGGGTGCCGGAGAAGCGGCTGACCTTCCTGGTGGCCCTGCTCGCCCTCTGCTACTGGCCGTTGACGCTGACGCCCGGTGCCGTCGCCATGACGGTGCTCGCGGCCGTCGCCGGAGTCTTCCTCGCCCCCGCGCTCGCGTGCGCGTTCATCATCGTGGACCGGCACGCCCCGCGGGGCACCGTCACCGAGGCGTTCTCCTGGCTCGTGACCACGTTCACCGTCGGCGCGTCGCTCGGCACGGCCGCCGCGGGGCCGGTCGTCGAGTGGGGCGGGACCCGGTGGGGCTTCGCCGTTCCCGGGGCCGCGGGCGTCGCCGCGCTGCTTGTTCTGCTGGCCACAGCGCGGGCGCTCGTACTCCCCGCTGAATCGGCGGTCGTTGCGGGTTCATCGGAAAATGATCGAAACGGTGCCGTCGAACCCGGTTTCAGGGCAGGGCATCAGGCGTAA
- the pafA gene encoding Pup--protein ligase, with protein MDRRIFGLENEYGVTCTFRGQRRLSPDEVARYLFRRVVSWGRSSNVFLRNGARLYLDVGSHPEYATPECDNVTELVTHDKAGERILEGLLVDAERRLHEEGIAGDVYLFKNNTDSAGNSYGCHENYLVARHGEFSRLADILIPFLVTRQLLCGAGKVLQTPRGAVYCVSQRAEHIWEGVSSATTRSRPIINTRDEPHADAERYRRLHVIVGDSNMSETTMLLKVGATDLVLRMIEAGTVMRDLTLENPIRAIREVSHDITGRRKVRLASGREASALEVQREYYEKAVDFVERRGIRTGTVEQVLELWGRTLDAIEAEDLDRIGTEIDWVMKYKLIERYRAKNNMTMSHPRVAQIDLAYHDIHRRRGLYYLLERKGQAARICNDLKIFEGKSVPPQTTRARLRGDFIRRAQEQRRDFTVDWVHLKLNDQAQRTVLCKDPFRSVDDRVEKLIAGM; from the coding sequence ATGGACCGCCGCATTTTCGGGCTGGAGAATGAGTACGGCGTCACGTGCACGTTTAGGGGACAGCGCCGTCTGTCGCCTGACGAGGTGGCGCGCTACCTCTTCCGCCGTGTTGTCTCATGGGGCCGCAGCAGCAACGTCTTTCTGCGGAACGGCGCCCGCCTCTATCTTGACGTCGGGTCACATCCGGAATACGCAACACCGGAATGTGACAACGTGACCGAGCTGGTCACGCACGACAAGGCGGGCGAGCGCATTCTGGAAGGCCTGCTCGTCGACGCCGAACGCCGCCTGCACGAGGAGGGAATCGCGGGCGACGTCTATCTCTTCAAGAACAACACCGACTCGGCGGGAAACTCCTACGGGTGCCACGAGAACTATCTGGTGGCCCGGCACGGGGAGTTCTCGCGGCTCGCGGACATCCTCATTCCCTTCCTCGTCACGCGACAGCTGCTGTGCGGCGCGGGCAAGGTGCTGCAGACTCCACGCGGCGCCGTGTACTGCGTCAGTCAGCGTGCCGAGCACATCTGGGAAGGGGTCTCCTCCGCGACCACCCGCTCCCGGCCGATCATCAACACCCGCGACGAACCGCACGCGGACGCCGAGCGCTACCGCAGGCTGCACGTCATCGTCGGTGACTCGAACATGTCCGAGACGACCATGCTCCTGAAGGTCGGCGCCACCGACCTCGTCCTGCGCATGATCGAAGCGGGCACGGTGATGCGGGACCTGACCCTGGAGAACCCGATCCGGGCGATCCGCGAGGTCAGCCACGACATCACGGGCCGCCGCAAGGTGCGTCTGGCCAGTGGCCGCGAGGCCTCCGCCCTCGAAGTGCAGCGCGAGTACTACGAGAAGGCCGTGGACTTCGTGGAGCGCCGCGGCATCCGCACCGGCACCGTCGAGCAGGTCCTCGAACTGTGGGGCCGCACGCTCGACGCGATCGAGGCCGAGGACCTCGACCGCATCGGCACCGAGATCGACTGGGTCATGAAGTACAAGCTCATCGAGCGGTACCGAGCGAAGAACAACATGACCATGTCGCACCCCCGGGTCGCGCAGATAGACCTCGCGTATCACGACATCCACCGCCGTCGTGGGCTGTACTACCTCCTGGAGAGGAAGGGTCAAGCCGCCCGCATCTGCAACGACTTGAAGATCTTCGAAGGCAAGTCGGTGCCGCCGCAGACCACCCGCGCGCGGCTGCGCGGGGACTTCATCCGCAGGGCCCAGGAGCAGCGCCGCGACTTCACGGTCGACTGGGTGCACCTGAAGCTCAACGACCAGGCACAGCGCACGGTGTTGTGCAAGGACCCCTTCCGGTCGGTGGACGACCGGGTGGAGAAACTGATCGCCGGCATGTAA
- a CDS encoding FKBP-type peptidyl-prolyl cis-trans isomerase has translation MRRRSLLLAVPAGLLTLAGCGDDKKADKAKSSDTPSPANSSSAAPTAKIVDGPLPEITKGTKFGQKPTVAKGPGKPSSDLAVKTLVEGKGDEVKKGDYLQANYLGQIWATAKVFDNSYDRGNPTVFPIGVGQVIPGWDQALVGKKLDSRVQLAIPPKMGYGTEGNKQAGIKGDDTLVFVVDLVGTFSAKSSAKGKEVAQSNIDLPKVGTNTDGKAPSIDVPKKDAPKKLVANYILEGDGEEIKETDSLLCQYKGVLWADGKEFDSSYKRNELASFQLAQVVKGWAQGLTGKKVGSRVLVVVPPKLGYGDKPPQGSPIKKDSTLVFTVDILAKM, from the coding sequence GTGCGCCGACGCTCACTTCTGCTTGCTGTTCCGGCCGGCCTGCTCACACTGGCCGGGTGTGGTGACGACAAGAAGGCCGACAAGGCCAAGTCCAGCGACACCCCGTCCCCCGCGAACTCCTCCTCGGCCGCGCCGACGGCCAAGATCGTGGACGGGCCCCTGCCCGAGATCACGAAGGGGACGAAGTTCGGTCAGAAGCCGACCGTCGCGAAGGGGCCCGGCAAGCCGTCATCCGACCTCGCGGTCAAGACCCTGGTCGAGGGCAAGGGCGACGAGGTGAAGAAGGGCGACTACCTCCAGGCCAACTACCTCGGCCAGATCTGGGCCACGGCCAAGGTCTTCGACAACTCGTACGACCGCGGCAACCCCACGGTCTTCCCGATCGGTGTCGGTCAGGTCATCCCCGGCTGGGACCAGGCCCTCGTGGGCAAGAAGCTCGACAGCCGCGTGCAGCTCGCCATCCCGCCGAAGATGGGTTACGGCACGGAGGGCAACAAGCAGGCGGGCATCAAGGGCGACGACACGCTGGTCTTCGTCGTCGACCTGGTGGGCACCTTCAGCGCCAAGAGCTCGGCCAAGGGCAAGGAGGTCGCGCAGTCCAACATCGACCTTCCCAAGGTCGGCACGAACACGGACGGCAAGGCCCCCTCGATCGACGTCCCCAAGAAGGACGCCCCGAAGAAGCTCGTCGCGAACTACATCCTCGAGGGCGACGGGGAAGAGATCAAGGAGACCGACAGCCTCCTGTGCCAGTACAAGGGCGTGCTGTGGGCCGACGGCAAGGAGTTCGACTCCTCGTACAAGAGGAACGAGCTCGCCTCGTTCCAGCTCGCGCAGGTCGTCAAGGGCTGGGCGCAGGGCCTGACCGGCAAGAAGGTCGGCAGCCGCGTCCTGGTCGTCGTCCCGCCGAAGCTTGGGTACGGTGACAAGCCGCCGCAGGGCAGCCCCATCAAGAAGGACTCCACGCTGGTCTTCACCGTGGACATCCTCGCGAAGATGTAA
- a CDS encoding FKBP-type peptidyl-prolyl cis-trans isomerase: protein MSIEKPEIDFPDGPVPTDLEIVDIWEGDGPEAKAGDTVQVHYVGVSFSSGEEFDASWNRGNPLAFQLGAGQVIAGWDQGVQGMKVGGRRKLTIPSHLAYGERGAGGGAIKPGETLIFVCDLIAV, encoded by the coding sequence GTGAGCATCGAGAAGCCCGAGATCGACTTCCCCGACGGCCCGGTCCCGACCGACCTCGAGATCGTGGACATCTGGGAGGGCGACGGCCCGGAGGCCAAGGCGGGCGACACCGTCCAGGTTCACTACGTGGGTGTCTCCTTCTCCAGCGGTGAAGAGTTCGACGCGTCCTGGAACCGCGGCAACCCGCTCGCGTTCCAGCTGGGTGCCGGTCAGGTCATCGCGGGCTGGGACCAGGGTGTCCAGGGCATGAAGGTCGGCGGCCGCCGCAAGCTGACCATCCCGTCGCACCTCGCGTACGGCGAGCGCGGTGCCGGTGGCGGCGCCATCAAGCCCGGCGAGACGCTGATCTTCGTCTGCGACCTCATCGCCGTCTGA
- a CDS encoding helix-turn-helix transcriptional regulator codes for MAIAKAERLMNLALCLLGTRRPLSKRELRESIEAYLEAGSDDSFNRMFERDKDDLRELGLVIETVENLDGEVGYLARRDSNRLPPITIDAEEAAALGLAAKVWQQARLAGAASGALQKLRAAGLPEDVDPYEAHSALEPRIPVHEASFEPLMLACRDRRPVIFDYRKATAARPEPRHIEPWALECWRGHWYLAGWDRDRGAERVFRLSRITGKVRARAGKFTAEIPDVVTVRETVASWAGESADRSALIRLRTGAGYPLRAKAAHIREVGEGWDELEIPYGHGLDAWLVEFGPDVVVLEPAELRADVVDRLRAVAKG; via the coding sequence ATGGCGATTGCCAAGGCCGAGCGGCTGATGAACCTGGCGCTGTGTCTGCTCGGGACACGACGGCCGCTCAGCAAGCGCGAGCTGCGCGAGTCCATCGAGGCCTACCTGGAGGCGGGGTCGGACGACTCCTTCAACCGGATGTTCGAGCGCGACAAGGACGATCTGCGCGAACTCGGCCTGGTCATCGAGACGGTGGAGAACCTCGACGGCGAGGTCGGCTACCTCGCGCGCCGCGACAGCAACCGCCTCCCACCCATCACCATCGACGCCGAGGAAGCCGCCGCGCTCGGCCTCGCCGCCAAGGTCTGGCAGCAGGCCCGCCTCGCCGGAGCCGCCAGCGGCGCCCTGCAGAAGCTGCGCGCCGCCGGACTGCCCGAGGACGTGGACCCGTACGAGGCGCACAGCGCCCTGGAGCCGCGCATCCCCGTGCACGAGGCGTCCTTCGAGCCGCTGATGCTCGCCTGCCGCGACCGCCGCCCGGTGATCTTCGACTACCGCAAAGCCACCGCGGCCCGCCCCGAGCCCCGCCACATCGAGCCGTGGGCGCTCGAATGCTGGCGCGGCCACTGGTACCTCGCGGGCTGGGACCGTGACCGCGGCGCCGAGCGCGTCTTCCGGCTCTCCCGCATCACCGGGAAGGTCCGCGCCCGCGCCGGCAAGTTCACCGCCGAGATCCCCGATGTGGTCACGGTGCGCGAGACCGTCGCGAGCTGGGCGGGGGAGAGCGCCGACCGCTCCGCCCTGATCAGACTGCGCACCGGCGCGGGCTATCCGCTGCGCGCCAAGGCCGCCCACATACGTGAAGTGGGCGAGGGGTGGGACGAGTTGGAGATTCCGTACGGTCACGGGCTCGACGCCTGGCTGGTGGAGTTCGGGCCCGACGTGGTGGTCCTGGAGCCCGCGGAACTGCGGGCCGACGTGGTGGACCGGCTGCGTGCCGTGGCCAAGGGCTGA
- a CDS encoding helix-turn-helix transcriptional regulator has translation MASNAIDQTRRMLSLVTYLRERPGAHVSDVARAFGITEDELISDLDVLPLCGTSFRGGDLLDIDTDGDRIWWHNPDDVAAPLRLAADEATALLVAARAVSTLPGLRESDRQALVRATAKLETAAGENAGASARLSVTFESEGGVFADVDRAISERRRLWLRYYSPARDELTEREVDPIRLFAVGHTYMEAWCYLSEARRTFRLDRVAEIRIMDEPSSPPEVELRDLSEGLVQPAAEDPEVVIEVGPGGRWVAEYYPHDSAEELPDGGLRITLRTPDPTSLRRLALRLGGDGHIVSPADLADSARLAAREALAAYDRHPGGSPDGSYDRQEQGR, from the coding sequence ATGGCCTCGAACGCCATCGACCAGACCCGGCGGATGCTCTCCCTGGTGACCTATCTGCGTGAGCGCCCCGGCGCCCACGTCAGCGACGTCGCCCGCGCCTTCGGGATCACCGAGGACGAACTGATCTCCGACCTCGACGTGCTGCCGCTGTGCGGTACCAGCTTCCGCGGCGGCGACCTCCTGGACATCGACACCGACGGCGACCGCATCTGGTGGCACAACCCGGACGACGTGGCGGCCCCCCTGCGGCTCGCCGCCGACGAGGCCACCGCGCTCCTGGTGGCCGCCCGCGCGGTCTCCACGCTGCCGGGGCTGCGCGAGAGCGACCGGCAGGCGCTGGTGCGCGCCACCGCCAAGCTGGAGACGGCGGCCGGCGAGAACGCGGGCGCCAGCGCGCGGCTCTCGGTGACCTTCGAGTCCGAGGGCGGTGTCTTCGCCGACGTCGACCGTGCCATCTCCGAGCGGCGCCGGCTCTGGCTGCGCTACTACTCGCCCGCGCGCGACGAGCTCACCGAGCGCGAGGTCGACCCGATCCGGCTCTTCGCCGTCGGGCACACGTACATGGAGGCGTGGTGCTACCTCTCCGAGGCGCGCCGCACCTTCCGCCTCGACCGGGTCGCCGAGATCAGGATCATGGACGAGCCGTCGTCGCCGCCGGAGGTCGAACTGCGCGATCTCTCCGAGGGGCTCGTACAGCCCGCGGCGGAGGACCCCGAGGTGGTCATCGAGGTCGGGCCCGGCGGCCGCTGGGTCGCCGAGTACTACCCCCATGACAGCGCCGAGGAGCTCCCCGACGGCGGTCTGCGGATCACCCTGCGGACGCCGGACCCCACCTCGCTGCGCAGGCTCGCGCTGCGGCTCGGCGGGGACGGGCACATCGTCTCCCCGGCGGATCTCGCGGACAGTGCACGGCTGGCGGCACGCGAGGCGCTCGCCGCTTATGACCGACACCCGGGCGGCTCGCCGGACGGGTCGTACGACAGGCAGGAGCAAGGGCGTTGA